In Paenibacillus sonchi, a single genomic region encodes these proteins:
- a CDS encoding cell wall hydrolase codes for MAVIKANTEDVRTLARLMRAEAEEDGDSGMLMVGNVGVNRILGNCLDFRNIRNVNDMVFQSPGGFEAPQKGYFYQRARESDIRLARRAIAGERTRPASNALWFFRPVGECPATWYDQQNTGRYKAHCFFAPASGECPAVY; via the coding sequence GTGGCCGTAATTAAAGCAAACACGGAAGATGTAAGGACGCTTGCACGGCTGATGCGGGCCGAAGCCGAGGAAGACGGGGATTCCGGCATGCTGATGGTCGGCAATGTCGGCGTCAACCGGATACTTGGAAACTGCCTGGACTTCAGAAACATCCGCAATGTCAACGACATGGTATTTCAAAGTCCGGGCGGGTTCGAAGCCCCGCAGAAGGGCTATTTCTACCAGCGTGCCAGGGAATCCGACATTCGCCTTGCCAGACGCGCCATCGCGGGTGAAAGAACAAGGCCGGCGTCCAATGCGCTCTGGTTCTTCAGGCCGGTCGGAGAGTGTCCGGCCACTTGGTACGACCAGCAAAATACCGGAAGGTACAAAGCGCATTGCTTCTTTGCCCCAGCTAGTGGGGAATGTCCAGCAGTATACTAG
- a CDS encoding DUF2500 domain-containing protein has product MGMGPDSSWMFDLTGTVIPIFLAVVIGIIAVSAGRGLLQWNRNNKSPIMTIPARIVSKRSEVRQQQLQDDSNNSRTSTTYYLTYESDRGERMEFKVDGNEYGMSAEGDRGVLTYQGTRYHGFRRQPHYSTAE; this is encoded by the coding sequence ATGGGAATGGGCCCGGATTCATCTTGGATGTTTGATCTAACGGGGACGGTAATACCGATCTTTCTTGCCGTTGTTATTGGCATAATTGCTGTATCTGCGGGCCGGGGGCTGCTGCAGTGGAACCGGAACAACAAATCGCCCATCATGACCATCCCCGCACGCATCGTCAGCAAACGCAGTGAGGTCCGGCAGCAGCAGCTGCAGGATGACAGCAATAACAGCCGCACCAGCACAACCTACTATTTAACCTATGAGTCGGACCGTGGAGAGAGGATGGAATTCAAAGTGGACGGCAATGAGTATGGCATGAGCGCTGAAGGGGACCGAGGAGTTCTTACGTATCAGGGCACAAGGTACCACGGTTTTCGGAGGCAGCCTCACTACTCAACGGCAGAATAG
- a CDS encoding WD40/YVTN/BNR-like repeat-containing protein has product MKEEERALSYKLTGFRVLGAIFTVFLTLLILSACSSSPPEPSQPPQPTEAPEEGQTITLITPDAKNVNNEKTAKYQIQTRLTDFRLLNDSMGLAWGVTKNELRIYMTEDNGETWSNISPSANVQFLSNPVYGKDILFTDPSNGWIIRSASGLTETVVLRTTDGGSSWKVSSFPDANAISSIYFNSPEDGWLMTSWDAKATKESKALYATSDGGATWSLVMQNEQYNPNLPNNTIPISGVITGMIFKDISHGFVTMQTGALPKIYMTKDGAATWNPGPEFLVNDQLRDCDKVITGEPDFFDKGRLNGWMSVGCQKDKEGSITYNGYFTANGGENWKFVSFGLGPLTGINRHVPPTFLNSQVGWALKQDVLYKTTNQGKTWTALPASSVLRSKLVDYPEIVKLQFISGEVGWLLIEKKEDRKSILLQTTNGGVSWRVM; this is encoded by the coding sequence ATGAAGGAAGAGGAGAGAGCTTTGTCATATAAACTTACGGGGTTCAGGGTTCTGGGGGCTATATTCACGGTATTCCTGACCCTGCTTATACTCTCGGCTTGCTCTTCATCTCCTCCGGAGCCTTCCCAGCCCCCACAGCCGACGGAAGCGCCGGAAGAGGGGCAGACCATTACGTTGATTACACCGGACGCCAAGAACGTTAACAACGAGAAAACCGCGAAATACCAGATTCAGACCCGGCTTACAGATTTCAGACTGTTAAATGATTCCATGGGGCTGGCTTGGGGCGTGACCAAAAATGAACTGCGGATCTACATGACCGAGGATAACGGCGAAACGTGGAGCAATATTTCCCCGTCAGCCAATGTTCAATTTTTGTCAAACCCTGTCTATGGAAAAGACATATTGTTCACCGATCCCAGCAATGGCTGGATTATCCGCAGCGCCTCAGGGCTTACAGAAACGGTTGTATTGCGTACAACAGATGGGGGAAGCAGCTGGAAAGTCTCTTCTTTTCCTGATGCGAACGCTATTTCTTCCATCTATTTCAACTCCCCTGAGGATGGCTGGCTGATGACTTCCTGGGATGCCAAAGCTACCAAAGAGAGCAAAGCGCTGTATGCAACAAGCGACGGTGGCGCTACATGGAGCCTGGTGATGCAAAATGAACAGTATAATCCGAATTTGCCGAATAATACGATCCCGATCTCGGGTGTCATTACAGGGATGATATTCAAGGACATCAGCCATGGCTTTGTGACTATGCAGACCGGGGCACTGCCCAAGATCTATATGACCAAGGACGGAGCGGCAACCTGGAATCCGGGTCCGGAGTTTCTTGTGAATGATCAATTAAGGGATTGTGACAAGGTGATTACTGGGGAGCCTGATTTTTTTGATAAAGGCAGGTTGAACGGCTGGATGTCCGTAGGATGCCAAAAAGACAAAGAAGGCAGTATCACCTATAATGGTTATTTCACGGCCAATGGGGGAGAGAACTGGAAATTTGTATCCTTCGGGCTGGGACCCCTGACGGGGATCAACCGCCATGTTCCCCCAACCTTCTTGAATTCCCAAGTGGGCTGGGCCCTGAAGCAGGATGTGTTATATAAGACTACCAACCAGGGCAAGACCTGGACGGCGCTTCCGGCCAGCAGTGTGCTGCGATCCAAACTTGTGGATTATCCGGAAATTGTGAAGCTGCAATTCATATCCGGTGAAGTAGGCTGGCTGCTGATCGAGAAGAAAGAAGACCGCAAGTCGATTCTGCTGCAGACCACTAACGGTGGAGTAAGCTGGCGGGTGATGTAA
- a CDS encoding L-lactate dehydrogenase — MIGTGAVGTTTAYTLLLRRRMQELVLIDVNHQKALGEALDMNHGMPFVGGVKLWAGTYEDCREADIIIVTAGASQKPGETRIDLLRKNISIFKDIIQKITKYNHHAILLIATNPVDILAYATLKISGFDRRRVIGSGTVLDSARFRYLIGLHKEIDPRSIHGQIIGEHGDSELPVWSLANVAGIDLGFDDAERKEIFEDTKNAAYEIIDAKGSTSYAIALALDRIVVSILHNEGAVLNVSTLLNNYNGVSDVFLGAPCVVDRSGVREVLDLPLSEDEKTLFQKSAEKLKSEISKLEL; from the coding sequence GTGATTGGCACAGGTGCTGTCGGTACGACAACTGCCTATACTTTGCTGCTGCGCAGACGCATGCAGGAACTGGTACTTATTGACGTCAATCATCAGAAAGCACTTGGTGAAGCACTTGATATGAATCATGGCATGCCTTTTGTCGGTGGTGTGAAGCTCTGGGCAGGAACCTATGAAGATTGCCGCGAAGCAGATATTATTATTGTGACCGCTGGCGCCTCCCAGAAACCGGGCGAAACCCGGATTGATCTGCTCCGTAAAAACATTTCCATTTTTAAAGACATCATCCAAAAAATCACGAAATACAACCATCACGCGATCCTGCTGATCGCTACCAACCCGGTGGACATTCTGGCTTATGCCACCTTGAAGATCAGCGGTTTCGACCGCAGACGTGTTATCGGCTCGGGTACAGTGCTTGACAGCGCCAGATTCCGCTACCTGATTGGTCTCCACAAAGAAATCGACCCGCGCAGCATTCACGGTCAGATTATCGGCGAGCATGGAGATTCCGAGCTTCCGGTATGGAGCCTCGCCAACGTTGCCGGAATCGATCTTGGGTTTGACGATGCGGAACGTAAGGAAATCTTCGAGGATACCAAAAATGCCGCTTACGAGATCATTGATGCCAAAGGTTCAACCTCCTATGCGATCGCACTAGCACTGGACCGGATCGTGGTCTCCATTCTGCATAATGAAGGCGCCGTGCTGAATGTCTCCACTCTGCTGAACAACTATAATGGAGTATCCGATGTTTTCCTGGGTGCCCCCTGCGTAGTTGACCGTTCCGGTGTCCGTGAAGTGCTGGACCTTCCGCTGAGTGAAGATGAGAAAACCCTGTTCCAGAAATCGGCTGAGAAGCTGAAGAGTGAAATCTCTAAGCTGGAGCTGTAA
- a CDS encoding LysR family transcriptional regulator yields the protein MESRHLFTFLVVVETGSFTRAAQKLDYAQSSITAQIQALEAELDQPLFDRISKKIILTDAGRRLLPYAQEISRMHTLAEVALRSDTELSGALRIGAPESLAAFRLPGIIKEFRGRYPQVQITLKPGVCWELTEFVRSGELDLVFLLQPETEYKDLHTETLIQEAMALVAPLGHPLLELAEVLPHHLKDETILHTETGCTYRTLFERHLNSHGVFPDPKLEFWSVEAIKQCVTAGLGLSFLPMITVQSELAEGKLARLHWNDESQRVATQIAYHHKKWKSPALAEFLSTIQKHAAEWRNGASFTAQTNLLSS from the coding sequence GTGGAATCACGCCACCTGTTCACGTTTCTAGTCGTAGTGGAAACCGGAAGCTTTACGCGTGCCGCCCAGAAGCTGGATTATGCGCAGTCCAGCATTACTGCGCAGATCCAGGCGCTTGAAGCAGAGCTGGACCAGCCGTTGTTTGACCGTATCAGCAAAAAGATCATTCTCACCGACGCCGGACGCCGTCTGCTCCCTTACGCCCAGGAAATCTCCCGGATGCATACCCTGGCTGAGGTTGCGCTGCGTTCGGATACTGAACTGTCCGGAGCACTGCGCATTGGCGCACCGGAGTCGCTGGCCGCATTCCGACTGCCGGGCATTATTAAGGAATTCCGCGGGCGCTATCCTCAGGTGCAAATTACTCTGAAGCCGGGTGTCTGCTGGGAACTTACCGAATTCGTCCGTTCCGGAGAGCTGGATCTGGTGTTTCTGCTGCAGCCGGAGACGGAGTATAAGGATCTTCACACGGAGACGCTCATTCAGGAGGCGATGGCGCTGGTTGCTCCGCTGGGCCATCCGCTTCTGGAGCTCGCTGAGGTACTGCCGCATCATCTGAAAGATGAGACCATACTCCATACCGAAACCGGCTGCACCTACCGGACCTTGTTCGAGCGCCATTTGAACAGTCACGGCGTATTCCCCGATCCGAAACTGGAATTCTGGAGCGTTGAAGCAATCAAGCAGTGCGTGACCGCCGGTCTGGGCCTGTCATTTTTACCGATGATTACGGTCCAGAGTGAGCTGGCTGAAGGCAAGCTGGCCCGGCTCCATTGGAATGACGAGTCGCAGCGGGTAGCTACCCAAATCGCTTACCACCACAAAAAGTGGAAATCGCCCGCGCTTGCAGAATTCCTGTCCACTATTCAGAAACATGCGGCAGAGTGGAGAAATGGGGCATCGTTCACTGCACAAACGAACCTGTTATCCAGTTAA
- a CDS encoding APC family permease, which translates to MKETLQRNIGMPQAIALYIGAVLGSGVLIVPGLAAEMAGPASLLAWGFMTLLILPLALSMGLLSARFPNAGGVSHFVTLAFGPKAGALVGWFFLMSVPIGGPVAALTGAGYMTAAMGWGDSARIAMAAAMLGIGLVTNWIGMQVAGKVQIAVVIAIVAVLVFSFAAALPRMESAHFTPFAPHGWMSVGQAAAILFWCFIGWEAVSHLSEEFKDPQRAAVRGVTIAAIIVGVLYFLSALATVGTQSYLRGGADSSLIWIISQPLGSWGGFIAGLTGLFICTATIIAYTGAASRVAFALSRQGYAPKWMGRLSSRYQTPTGAIGFLLLCFAAVLFLYGSGLLSITTLIQFPNATFILTYIGGCAAGIRLLKGNRLGVIISWISFTATAAVFPFTGWAIGYPLVIAALFFLIVYTRGNIKHLRPELAPHDPQEAERQAL; encoded by the coding sequence ATGAAAGAAACTTTACAACGCAATATCGGAATGCCGCAGGCCATTGCCCTGTACATTGGAGCCGTGCTGGGGTCAGGGGTGCTGATCGTTCCCGGGCTTGCAGCAGAGATGGCCGGTCCGGCCTCCCTGCTCGCCTGGGGATTCATGACCCTCCTGATTCTTCCCCTGGCTCTGTCGATGGGTCTTCTCTCCGCCCGGTTTCCGAATGCGGGAGGCGTCTCCCACTTCGTCACGCTGGCTTTTGGCCCGAAGGCCGGAGCCCTGGTCGGCTGGTTCTTCCTGATGTCAGTACCGATTGGCGGTCCCGTCGCCGCATTAACCGGTGCCGGCTACATGACCGCAGCTATGGGCTGGGGCGACAGCGCCAGAATTGCCATGGCTGCAGCCATGCTGGGAATTGGTCTGGTTACGAACTGGATTGGAATGCAGGTAGCCGGGAAGGTACAGATAGCTGTGGTAATCGCCATCGTCGCCGTATTGGTATTCTCCTTCGCCGCCGCGCTTCCCCGGATGGAAAGTGCGCACTTCACGCCTTTCGCTCCGCACGGCTGGATGAGCGTCGGCCAGGCGGCGGCAATATTGTTTTGGTGTTTTATCGGCTGGGAAGCCGTGTCCCACCTGTCTGAAGAGTTCAAAGACCCGCAGCGGGCTGCAGTCCGGGGCGTCACCATCGCTGCCATTATTGTAGGTGTCTTGTACTTTCTGTCCGCTCTTGCCACCGTCGGTACCCAGAGCTATCTGCGGGGCGGAGCAGATTCCTCCCTCATCTGGATCATCAGCCAGCCGCTGGGCTCCTGGGGCGGCTTCATTGCCGGACTGACCGGACTCTTCATCTGCACCGCGACCATTATCGCATATACCGGAGCGGCTTCACGGGTAGCGTTCGCCCTATCCCGGCAGGGCTACGCCCCCAAATGGATGGGCCGCTTGTCCAGCCGCTATCAGACACCGACAGGTGCCATCGGCTTCCTGCTGCTGTGTTTTGCCGCTGTGCTGTTTCTTTACGGAAGCGGCTTGCTGTCGATTACCACCTTGATCCAGTTTCCCAATGCCACCTTCATTTTGACATATATCGGGGGCTGCGCGGCAGGAATCAGGCTCCTGAAAGGCAACCGGCTGGGCGTTATAATCAGCTGGATTTCCTTCACCGCAACAGCGGCTGTGTTTCCTTTTACCGGCTGGGCCATTGGCTATCCGCTGGTCATTGCCGCCCTCTTTTTCCTGATTGTGTATACCAGAGGCAACATCAAACACCTTCGTCCTGAGCTAGCGCCCCATGATCCGCAAGAGGCTGAGCGTCAAGCGCTTTAG
- a CDS encoding alpha/beta hydrolase, giving the protein MSKDNKIILEAAARKFADDNAEPPFLPDLGPEKGRETVNTVQSSEIYKPEADLQDLTVPGGPGGEVRVRIIRPVNTSGEALPVILYIHGAGWVFGNSHTHDRLIRELATGAGAAVVFPEYSLSPEAKYPTALEEIYAVLTWIAEHGSEYGLDTSKLTVAGDSVGGNMTAAITLMAKERSGPAISKQLLFYPVTDASFDTESYHLFAEGYFLQRTGMKWFWDQYTTSEEERAQITASPLRASLEQLSGLPEALIITAEADVLRDEGEAYANKLREAGVSVTAVRFQGIIHDFVMLNALAETNAKKGALLLATSWLRQ; this is encoded by the coding sequence ATGTCAAAAGATAATAAAATCATTCTTGAAGCGGCAGCCCGGAAATTTGCCGACGACAATGCCGAACCTCCATTTCTCCCCGACCTGGGACCTGAAAAAGGACGCGAAACGGTGAACACCGTACAGTCCAGTGAGATTTACAAACCGGAAGCGGATCTTCAGGACCTCACGGTTCCTGGCGGACCAGGCGGAGAGGTTCGGGTGCGGATTATCCGCCCGGTGAACACTTCAGGTGAAGCACTGCCTGTCATTCTGTATATCCACGGGGCGGGCTGGGTTTTTGGCAACAGCCACACCCATGACCGGCTGATCCGGGAACTGGCAACCGGTGCCGGAGCAGCAGTCGTATTCCCGGAATACAGCCTCTCGCCGGAAGCCAAATACCCTACAGCCCTTGAAGAAATTTATGCGGTGCTGACATGGATTGCTGAGCATGGCTCTGAATATGGCTTGGACACAAGCAAATTAACCGTAGCTGGCGACAGTGTCGGCGGCAACATGACTGCTGCCATTACCCTGATGGCCAAGGAACGGAGCGGCCCGGCGATTTCCAAGCAGCTATTGTTCTATCCGGTAACGGACGCTTCTTTTGATACCGAATCCTACCATCTTTTTGCAGAAGGCTACTTCCTGCAGCGGACCGGGATGAAATGGTTCTGGGACCAATATACCACCAGCGAGGAAGAGCGCGCCCAGATCACTGCCTCCCCGCTGCGGGCCAGTCTGGAGCAGCTTAGCGGCTTACCCGAAGCTTTGATTATAACCGCCGAAGCCGATGTCCTCCGGGATGAAGGTGAAGCCTATGCCAATAAACTGCGTGAAGCCGGAGTCTCTGTGACCGCGGTCCGGTTCCAGGGGATTATTCATGACTTTGTGATGCTGAATGCCCTGGCTGAAACCAACGCCAAAAAAGGAGCATTGCTGCTTGCTACCAGCTGGCTCCGTCAATAG
- a CDS encoding alpha/beta fold hydrolase → MLALELLYLNTSRGKLQYNISGNHKPNVVLINGGSGPIEGWMKILPEISEFCSVFSYNRFGVAGSDKPREPQVGLTIVETLREALKIVGFEPPFLLVGHSLGGLYANLYARRYPSEVAGVVFLESSHPKDLSLGDYQGKAVKTINKMLTVFDFLSPHKKFNEDKYVKETVEQIEAGAEFPDIPVYVITGGKENRMIPEIVQKKRMQHQMELLSLSRYSKHVSAPNSGHFPQFSEPKIVIGTIKEGFEQIKRNL, encoded by the coding sequence ATGTTGGCTCTAGAGTTGTTATATCTGAATACATCACGTGGGAAGCTGCAATACAATATAAGCGGGAACCACAAACCTAATGTTGTATTAATCAACGGCGGTTCTGGGCCTATAGAAGGTTGGATGAAGATCCTGCCGGAAATTTCAGAGTTCTGCTCTGTTTTTTCCTATAACCGTTTCGGCGTTGCAGGCAGTGATAAGCCGCGGGAACCCCAAGTTGGGCTAACGATTGTTGAAACATTACGGGAAGCATTAAAAATCGTTGGTTTTGAGCCTCCATTCTTGCTGGTTGGACATTCCTTAGGCGGATTATATGCAAACTTATATGCCCGTCGTTACCCAAGCGAAGTAGCGGGTGTTGTGTTTCTGGAATCGAGCCACCCGAAAGATCTAAGTCTTGGGGATTATCAAGGTAAAGCCGTAAAAACCATTAACAAAATGTTAACGGTATTTGATTTCTTATCTCCACATAAAAAATTTAATGAAGACAAATATGTTAAAGAAACAGTGGAACAAATCGAGGCAGGCGCTGAGTTCCCCGACATCCCTGTATATGTGATCACTGGCGGGAAAGAAAATCGCATGATCCCGGAGATCGTCCAAAAAAAACGGATGCAGCATCAAATGGAACTGCTCTCATTGTCCAGGTACAGTAAACATGTCTCCGCTCCAAATAGCGGACATTTCCCTCAATTTTCTGAGCCCAAAATCGTCATTGGTACAATTAAAGAGGGTTTCGAACAAATCAAACGTAACCTATAG
- a CDS encoding nucleotidyltransferase domain-containing protein gives MKLPLHDRFIEQAIEHVRQDQRLIGLLAGGSMMYGEMDEYSDLDLIIVYKPAFRSEIMQQRLLIAEKLGNLLSAFTGEHVGEPRLLICLYGPTPLHVDLKFVQLEELESRIENPLILWERGSDITKIISKTSPFLPSPHPQWIEDRFWVWVHYCATKLGRGELFELIDTLTFMRNVVLGPLVLICNGHPPRGVRKLEKYALKELEELKGTIPIHSFDSCYHALKNTIKMYQRLRQVSEISPRKEAERVSIEFLEGIYSEQFQ, from the coding sequence ATGAAGTTACCTTTACACGATCGATTCATTGAGCAAGCAATTGAGCATGTGAGGCAAGATCAACGACTTATAGGTCTCCTCGCAGGCGGATCTATGATGTACGGTGAAATGGATGAGTATAGTGATCTGGATTTAATAATCGTCTACAAACCTGCTTTCCGAAGCGAGATCATGCAACAACGGCTCCTAATTGCCGAAAAGCTCGGCAACTTACTTTCTGCATTCACAGGCGAGCATGTCGGGGAACCCAGATTGCTTATTTGTTTATATGGCCCAACCCCACTTCATGTCGACCTTAAATTTGTACAACTGGAAGAGCTCGAATCCCGAATTGAGAATCCACTGATTCTATGGGAAAGAGGTTCTGATATTACAAAGATAATCAGTAAAACAAGTCCGTTTCTCCCTTCCCCTCATCCTCAATGGATTGAAGACCGCTTCTGGGTATGGGTGCATTACTGCGCTACAAAATTAGGGAGAGGCGAATTATTCGAATTAATCGATACTTTAACATTTATGCGCAATGTAGTGCTGGGCCCGTTGGTACTCATTTGCAACGGCCATCCCCCGAGAGGGGTTCGAAAGCTCGAGAAATACGCTCTCAAGGAACTGGAGGAACTAAAAGGAACAATTCCCATTCACAGCTTCGATAGTTGCTACCACGCGCTAAAAAATACAATCAAGATGTACCAACGTCTACGCCAAGTTTCGGAAATTTCACCTAGGAAGGAAGCAGAACGCGTCTCAATCGAGTTCCTTGAGGGTATATATTCAGAACAATTCCAATAG
- a CDS encoding PQQ-binding-like beta-propeller repeat protein → MPQVKSIKPILSAFLSLSLLSSGIGLSLQAIHTGTAHAASAGSTAAKVSKDSLLPLKWQVATDGMGMYDTTQPVMNGILYFSAKNTLYAKNIASGQIRWSYKTGEHPQIVTNNSVFFIDNNEQLVKVSASTGKLLWKVKVSERPMEIGGQAQLMNGKVYFANESGGVAAYHPATGKKLWENKKIPMYVGTLHGEYKGVLVVSSTVDNIRRQFFGLDPATGKQLWRTEGICSMVAYQDGHFVLREQAKAEYENGKAPVPGHLLTLVSMDPATGKVTNKENYQALDDISRQGNFFTSIQKPYVYSVDGNLDKDEYILTRFTRGANAGTAPKSYESFGKWLAGPADGMAFFQKGTQITGVHLADDSVVTFDNPASKVEHLERVGKAVFAIYENGYISINHSDTGALLGMIKSGASTPYFGNISIVNGTALIPTEHNLLAVALPKEWK, encoded by the coding sequence TTGCCACAAGTTAAATCTATTAAACCTATACTTTCTGCCTTTCTCTCCCTTTCCCTGTTGTCTTCCGGTATCGGCCTTTCATTGCAAGCCATCCATACTGGTACAGCACACGCAGCCTCCGCAGGCAGCACTGCTGCTAAAGTCTCCAAAGACTCCCTACTGCCTCTGAAGTGGCAAGTCGCAACGGATGGCATGGGCATGTATGACACCACACAACCGGTTATGAATGGAATTCTCTATTTTTCTGCCAAAAATACGCTTTATGCCAAAAATATTGCTTCCGGCCAAATCCGGTGGTCGTACAAAACTGGCGAACATCCGCAAATCGTTACGAATAATTCCGTATTCTTCATTGACAATAATGAACAACTAGTAAAAGTCTCCGCTTCGACCGGTAAGCTGCTCTGGAAGGTAAAAGTATCTGAGCGCCCTATGGAGATTGGCGGGCAAGCCCAACTGATGAACGGCAAAGTCTATTTCGCCAATGAGAGCGGCGGCGTGGCCGCCTACCATCCGGCTACCGGCAAGAAATTATGGGAGAACAAAAAAATCCCCATGTACGTTGGCACCCTGCATGGAGAATACAAGGGCGTACTCGTAGTTTCCAGTACAGTCGATAATATTCGTAGACAATTTTTTGGCCTTGACCCCGCTACCGGCAAGCAGCTCTGGAGAACCGAAGGGATCTGCAGCATGGTTGCTTATCAGGATGGGCATTTTGTGCTGCGGGAACAAGCGAAGGCCGAATATGAAAATGGAAAAGCTCCTGTACCGGGCCATCTATTGACACTGGTGAGCATGGATCCCGCGACAGGCAAAGTGACCAACAAGGAAAACTACCAAGCTCTGGACGACATCTCCAGACAGGGAAATTTCTTCACTTCTATTCAGAAACCTTATGTCTATTCAGTAGACGGTAATCTGGATAAGGATGAATATATTCTAACGCGCTTTACACGTGGAGCGAATGCCGGCACTGCCCCAAAAAGCTATGAAAGCTTCGGAAAATGGCTGGCTGGCCCTGCAGATGGAATGGCATTTTTTCAAAAAGGCACTCAAATTACCGGCGTTCATCTTGCCGACGACAGCGTCGTTACATTCGACAATCCGGCAAGCAAGGTAGAACATCTGGAGCGGGTTGGCAAGGCTGTATTCGCCATTTACGAGAACGGGTACATCTCCATTAATCATTCCGATACCGGAGCATTGCTGGGGATGATTAAAAGCGGAGCCTCCACCCCCTATTTTGGAAATATCAGCATTGTTAACGGAACGGCACTGATTCCAACGGAGCACAATCTACTTGCGGTAGCCTTGCCAAAAGAATGGAAATAA